The Primulina eburnea isolate SZY01 chromosome 13, ASM2296580v1, whole genome shotgun sequence genome includes a region encoding these proteins:
- the LOC140809412 gene encoding uncharacterized protein, producing the protein MSKKGLMEQDVSKLDVTKLHPLSPEVISRQATINLGTIGHVAHGKSTVVKAISGVQTVRFKNELERNITIKLGYANVKIYKCEDDRCPRPMCYKAYGSGKEDSPMCDVPGFENSKMKLLRHISFVDCPGHDILMATMLNGAAIMDGALLLIAANESCPQPETSEHLAAVEIMRLQHIIILQNKVDLVPENVTINHHEAIQNFIQGTVAVGAPVIPISAQLKYNIDAVCEHIVKKIPIPERNFVSPPIMNVIRSFDINKPGCESVDEIHGGVAGGSILKGVLKVNQFIEVRPGIVLKDKNGNIKCTPLYSRIVSLYAEQNELQFAVPGGLIGVGTTMDPTLTRADRLVGQVLGEVGSLPEVYVELEASIFLLRRLVCVRTKDAEGQDKVSKLARGEILLLNIGSMSTGLVFVAVGKDVANLSLFLPKFFPLYSDK; encoded by the exons ATGTCTAAAAAGGGGTTGATGGAGCAGGATGTAAGTAAGCTGGATGTGACAAAGCTCCATCCACTCTCGCCTGAGGTTATTTCTCGCCAGGCTACAATAAACTTAG GGACGATTGGTCACGTGGCTCACGGGAAGTCAACAGTTGTAAAAGCCATATCTGGTGTCCAG ACTGTTCGCTTTAAAAACGAATTGGAACGTAATATTACCATCAAACTTGGGTATgccaatgtaaaaatatacaAGTGTGAAGATGATCGATGCCCTCGACCCATGTGCTACAA GGCATATGGAAGTGGAAAAGAAGACAGTCCAATGTGTGATGTGCCTGGCTTTGAGAACAGCAAGATGAAATTGCTTAGGCATATCTCTTTTGTTGATTGCCCG GGTCATGATATTCTCATGGCTACAATG ctTAATGGTGCGGCAATTATGGATGGAGCTTTACTTCTCATAGCTGCCAATGAGAGTTGTCCTCAACCTGAGACGTCTGAGCATTTAGCTGCTGTTGAAATTATGCGTCTTCAGCACATTATAATACTTCAGAATAAAGTTGATCTAGTTCCGGAAAATGTTACCATCAACCACCACGAAGCCATTCAGAATTTCATCCAG GGAACTGTTGCAGTTGGTGCACCGGTGATACCAATTTCTGCGCAGCTGAAGTATAATATTGACGCTGTGTGTGAACACATTGTGAAGAAAATCCCCATTCCAGAGAGGAACTTCGTTTCACCGCCAATTATGAACGTAATCCGGTCGTTTGACATCAACAAGCCTGGTTGTGAAAGTGTTGATGAAATCCATGGTGGTGTTGCCGGTGGAAGTATTCTGAAG GGTGTTTTGAAGGTAAATCAATTTATCGAGGTCCGTCCAGGTATTGTATTGAAGGACAAAAATGGTAACATCAAGTGCACACCTTTATACTCAAGAATAGTCTCTTTATACGCTGAACAAAACGAATTACAATTTGCCGTTCCCGGGGGCCTTATTGGAGTTGGAACAACCATGGATCCAACGCTTACACGTGCAGATAGGTTGGTTGGCCAGGTTCTTGGAGAGGTTGGCTCACTCCCTGAAGTGTACGTTGAACTAGAGGCAAGT ATCTTTTTGCTGCGTCGTCTAGTGTGTGTTCGGACGAAGGATGCAGAGGGACAGGATAAAGTCTCGAAACTGGCAAGGGGAGAGATCCTTTTGTTAAACATAGGATCTATGTCAACTGGGCTTGTGTTTGTTGCTGTCGGGAAAGATGTCGCCAATTTAAGTTTATTTCTTCCCAAGTTTTTCCCGTTATATTCAGATAAATAA
- the LOC140809565 gene encoding inorganic phosphate transporter 1-4-like: MDSTVDTVLATLDSTKTQWYHYKAVIISGMGFFTDAYDLFCVSLVTKLLGRIYYHVPGSLKPGVLPPVAAAAINGVALCGTLLGQLFFGLLGDKFGRKKVYGFTLFLMAICSIGSGLSFGSSPKAVLTTLCFFRFWLGFGIGGDYPLSATIMAEYANKRTRGTFIAAVFAMQGFGILGGGVVGMGVSSIFRALYAAPAYAVDPVGSTPPEADYVWRIVLMLGALPAVLTYYWRTKMPETPRYTALVAKNTEQARKDMEKVIDIEIKVEKVSEHSPPGENQELFGLFSRDFLRRHGLHLLGTASAWFFVDIAYYSQNLFQKEIFSAVGWLPPAKTMSALDEIFKISFSQFLIALCGTVPGYWFTVLLIDRIGRFMIQTLGFLFMTIFMFALAIPYHHWTLNKTGFLIMYGLTFFFANFGPNSTTFIVPAEIFPARLRSTCHGISAAAGKAGAIVGAFGFLYAAQNQDKAKTDAGYPAGIGIRNSLFILGGINMLGLLCTFLVPEAKGKSLEEMSKEDGQVKEIQMIEQV, encoded by the coding sequence ATGGATTCCACCGTGGATACGGTTTTAGCCACTCTCGATTCGACCAAAACTCAATGGTATCACTACAAAGCAGTCATCATCTCCGGTATGGGATTCTTCACCGATGCATACGATCTTTTCTGTGTCTCCCTCGTCACAAAGCTTCTTGGACGTATATACTATCACGTTCCCGGATCTCTAAAACCTGGGGTTCTTCCTCCCGTTGCTGCTGCCGCCATCAACGGTGTTGCCCTATGCGGAACCCTACTAGGGCAGCTCTTCTTTGGGCTTCTTGGTGATAAATTTGGCCGTAAGAAAGTGTACGGGTTTACGTTGTTTCTGATGGCTATCTGCTCTATCGGTTCGGGTCTTTCGTTCGGCAGTTCCCCTAAGGCTGTGTTGACCACGCTATGCTTTTTTAGATTCTGGCTTGGGTTCGGGATTGGCGGAGATTATCCGCTGTCCGCCACTATCATGGCGGAGTATGCCAATAAGAGGACTCGAGGTACGTTCATCGCGGCGGTTTTTGCCATGCAAGGGTTCGGGATTCTTGGTGGTGGGGTGGTGGGAATGGGagtttcgagtattttccgcgcTCTTTATGCTGCTCCAGCTTATGCTGTTGATCCGGTGGGGTCGACTCCACCAGAAGCGGATTATGTGTGGCGGATTGTACTCATGTTGGGGGCTCTCCCGGCGGTTCTGACATATTACTGGAGGACGAAGATGCCGGAAACTCCCAGATACACTGCCCTGGTGGCCAAGAACACCGAGCAGGCGCGTAAAGACATGGAGAAAGTGATTGATATCGAGATTAAAGTGGAAAAGGTTTCAGAACACTCGCCTCCCGGTGAAAATCAAGAACTCTTCGGACTATTCTCTAGGGATTTCTTGCGAAGACACGGGCTACACTTGCTGGGAACAGCAAGCGCTTGGTTCTTTGTGGATATAGCTTACTACAGCCAAAACCTCTTTCAAAAAGAGATTTTCAGCGCCGTCGGGTGGCTTCCACCTGCAAAAACAATGAGCGCCCTCGATGAAATTTTCAAGATTTCTTTTTCCCAATTCCTGATTGCACTTTGCGGCACAGTTCCAGGGTACTGGTTCACCGTCTTACTCATCGACCGAATAGGCCGTTTTATGATCCAAACTCTGGGGTTTCTGTTCATGACAATCTTCATGTTCGCTTTGGCAATTCCTTACCACCACTGGACTCTGAACAAAACCGGTTTCTTGATAATGTATGGACTCACGTTCTTCTTCGCCAACTTTGGGCCCAACAGCACAACGTTTATAGTTCCAGCAGAGATTTTTCCCGCAAGACTCAGGAGCACTTGCCATGGAATATCGGCTGCAGCTGGGAAGGCGGGGGCGATCGTGGGTGCATTCGGGTTTCTGTACGCTGCACAGAATCAAGATAAAGCTAAGACTGATGCAGGGTATCCAGCTGGGATTGGAATAAGGAATTCTTTGTTTATTCTGGGAGGAATTAATATGCTTGGGCTGCTGTGCACGTTTTTGGTGCCGGAGGCGAAAGGTAAATCGCTTGAAGAAATGTCGAAAGAGGATGGACAAGTcaaggagattcagatgatTGAACAAGTTTAG